One genomic window of Chloroflexota bacterium includes the following:
- a CDS encoding sulfatase-like hydrolase/transferase has product MPATQPNILLITTDQQRYDASGGAGPSFLRTPHFDRLRHEGITFTSGYSDDPVCVPSRMGIMTGKQVFTHGMSGNGITSKILGREGTLPWYLRELGYQTIAIGKMHFGPERARHGFDEMILPDDYYREMRHSGNDFQPMRHGLGQNELYPGMATVPEALTLTSWIAEQCMNYIHFRRDPSVPFFLWCSFTKPHPPFDPPEPYYSMYRQEAVPDPVIGDWRETEECPPAFAKQQKRRTYDLLSPEVIREARSAYYGLITQIDYNMARVYSALEDLALYHESLIVYTSDHGEFLGDHRAGAKSHFHEPSAHVPFAMRLPSSWDNRCHGTQVSSPVTHADILPTLLKAAGGEPPADTDGQDLVAVARGEHESPRKYLEGMNGPGPTGKDLHLGCVYLALTDGRWKYMYYPEGPAELLFDLEADPQEARNLAYERSAAAKKEELRDELVRRQRARGGKYLDDDDLPVRDAVHVPDADMRNQNQPGAHTEYWQIDVRH; this is encoded by the coding sequence GTGCCGGCAACGCAACCAAACATCCTCCTCATCACCACCGACCAGCAGCGCTATGATGCTTCCGGCGGTGCGGGTCCGTCCTTTCTCCGCACGCCGCACTTCGACCGCTTGCGCCACGAAGGAATTACGTTCACCAGCGGCTATTCGGATGATCCGGTCTGCGTGCCCTCGCGCATGGGCATCATGACCGGCAAGCAGGTGTTTACCCATGGCATGAGCGGCAACGGCATCACCTCGAAGATACTGGGTCGAGAAGGCACGCTGCCGTGGTATCTGCGCGAACTGGGCTATCAGACGATCGCCATCGGCAAAATGCACTTTGGGCCGGAGCGGGCGCGGCACGGTTTCGATGAGATGATCCTGCCCGACGACTACTACCGCGAGATGCGCCATTCGGGCAATGACTTCCAGCCCATGCGGCACGGCCTCGGCCAGAATGAGCTTTACCCGGGTATGGCCACGGTGCCGGAAGCGCTCACCTTGACCTCGTGGATTGCCGAGCAATGTATGAATTACATACACTTTCGCCGCGATCCGTCGGTGCCATTCTTTCTCTGGTGTTCTTTTACAAAGCCGCATCCGCCGTTTGATCCACCCGAACCCTACTACTCGATGTATCGCCAAGAGGCTGTTCCCGATCCGGTCATCGGTGACTGGCGGGAAACAGAGGAGTGCCCGCCGGCTTTTGCCAAGCAGCAGAAGCGCCGCACGTACGACCTTCTATCGCCGGAGGTTATTCGTGAGGCGCGCTCAGCGTACTACGGTTTGATTACGCAGATTGACTACAACATGGCGCGCGTCTACAGCGCCTTGGAAGACCTGGCGCTCTATCACGAGTCACTCATCGTCTATACTTCCGATCACGGCGAGTTTCTGGGCGACCACCGCGCGGGCGCCAAGAGCCACTTTCACGAGCCGTCGGCGCACGTGCCCTTTGCTATGCGCCTGCCAAGTAGCTGGGACAACCGTTGCCACGGTACGCAGGTGTCGTCGCCGGTCACCCATGCCGACATACTGCCCACGCTGCTAAAAGCGGCGGGAGGCGAACCACCGGCTGACACCGACGGCCAAGATCTCGTCGCCGTGGCGCGGGGCGAGCATGAATCGCCGCGAAAGTACCTGGAAGGCATGAACGGCCCGGGGCCCACCGGCAAGGACTTGCACCTGGGCTGTGTCTATCTGGCGCTTACGGACGGCCGTTGGAAGTATATGTACTATCCCGAGGGTCCCGCCGAGCTGCTCTTTGACTTGGAGGCGGATCCGCAAGAAGCGCGGAACCTTGCCTACGAGCGTAGCGCCGCCGCCAAGAAAGAAGAGCTGCGGGATGAGCTTGTACGCCGGCAACGGGCCCGCGGCGGGAAGTATCTGGATGACGACGACCTGCCGGTGCGGGATGCAGTGCACGTGCCCGATGCCGACATGCGCAACCAGAACCAACCCGGCGCGCATACTGAGTACTGGCAGATTGACGTAAGGCATTAG
- a CDS encoding alanine racemase: MVSYAYYVSTKSEGEANMTSAAQATSAMAAPTRGKPLTIDDLDTPAMVVDMDKLQANINELQAYCDAHGLNNRPHIKTHKVTYIAKMQLDAGATGIACQKLGEVEVMVEAGITGDIMLCYNVMGAQKLERLRAVSQLTDITLTVDSEYTARGISAYADPNHPINLVVELAMPNFERTGVPTQEDALALAKVIDKLPGVHFRGLMVYPSTKPEQQNKTVAAREHFERNGMPVKIVSGGGSVDFHDLHRIPHATEVRVGTFNYGDRNTVGNGVMTYEQCAQRFICTVVSKPTPERVILDGGTKTFTSDMPQVGDPRSTFCHIIEYPEARMFAQSEEHGHVDVSLCARTPEIGERVSVIPNHACGATNNFDEVVMHRNGEVVAIWPIWARGKIR; the protein is encoded by the coding sequence GCAACGAGCGCAATGGCTGCTCCGACCCGGGGCAAACCCCTGACGATCGATGACCTCGATACACCGGCCATGGTCGTGGACATGGACAAGCTGCAGGCGAACATCAATGAACTGCAGGCGTACTGCGACGCCCACGGCCTGAATAACCGCCCCCACATCAAGACCCACAAAGTCACCTACATCGCCAAGATGCAGCTCGACGCCGGCGCCACCGGCATTGCGTGCCAGAAGCTGGGCGAGGTCGAGGTGATGGTGGAGGCTGGCATCACCGGCGACATCATGCTTTGCTACAACGTGATGGGCGCGCAGAAGCTCGAGCGCCTGCGGGCGGTATCGCAGCTTACGGACATTACTCTCACCGTCGATTCGGAATACACTGCCCGCGGCATTTCCGCCTACGCCGATCCCAATCATCCCATAAACCTCGTTGTCGAGCTTGCCATGCCCAATTTCGAGCGCACGGGCGTGCCGACTCAAGAGGACGCGCTGGCGCTCGCGAAAGTCATCGATAAGCTGCCCGGTGTGCACTTTCGCGGACTGATGGTGTATCCGTCCACGAAGCCCGAGCAGCAAAATAAGACAGTCGCGGCGCGCGAGCACTTCGAGCGCAATGGCATGCCGGTTAAGATCGTGAGCGGCGGCGGGTCGGTGGACTTCCACGACCTGCATCGCATCCCTCACGCAACCGAGGTGCGCGTCGGGACGTTCAACTACGGCGACCGCAACACTGTTGGCAACGGCGTGATGACCTACGAACAGTGCGCTCAGCGCTTTATCTGCACGGTGGTAAGCAAGCCGACGCCGGAGCGCGTCATTCTCGACGGCGGCACCAAGACCTTTACGAGCGACATGCCGCAGGTGGGCGATCCGCGCAGCACGTTCTGCCACATCATCGAGTACCCGGAGGCCCGCATGTTCGCGCAATCTGAGGAACACGGCCATGTGGACGTAAGCCTCTGCGCACGCACGCCGGAGATCGGCGAACGCGTGTCCGTGATCCCTAATCACGCCTGCGGCGCAACGAACAACTTTGATGAAGTCGTAATGCACCGCAACGGCGAGGTGGTTGCCATCTGGCCGATCTGGGCGCGGGGCAAGATTCGCTAG